One part of the Vicia villosa cultivar HV-30 ecotype Madison, WI linkage group LG6, Vvil1.0, whole genome shotgun sequence genome encodes these proteins:
- the LOC131614608 gene encoding uncharacterized protein LOC131614608, protein MDLASKLISSEEKTKMSLKHMFQNSIDVSIMKGTFATSLHTLVLSNCLLIAFPWIVSNCFGLASTFWCYMIFGTICFGAIGKLLMVYLEWSAIWEMSIVISVLEGVYGIGAMRVSCYFSSGNQKRGLVLMLVFFVFGGFLRLVCIYFECYKGGSGVFLQISVLTVMNTLKWVACVIYFNDCKERKMEKKAFVLSKEKKVDGDDEEMGKVEIESSSNS, encoded by the coding sequence ATGGATTTAGCTTCAAAGCTTATAAGCTCAGAAGAGAAAACCAAAATGAGTCTGAAACACATGTTTCAGAATTCAATTGATGTATCTATCATGAAAGGAACATTTGCCACTTCTTTGCATACACTTGTATTATCAAATTGTCTTCTGATTGCATTTCCATGGATAGTTAGTAACTGTTTCGGTTTGGCTAGTACTTTTTGGTGCTACATGATATTTGGAACGATTTGTTTTGGAGCTATAGGGAAATTGTTGATGGTGTATTTGGAATGGAGTGCTATTTGGGAAATGAGTATTGTGATATCAGTGTTGGAGGGTGTTTATGGGATTGGAGCTATGAGAGTTTCTTGTTACTTTAGCAGTGGTAATCAGAAGAGAGGGCTTGTTTTGAtgcttgttttctttgtttttggagGTTTTTTAAGGTTGGTTTGTATCTACTTTGAATGCTATAAAGGAGGTAGTGGAGTTTTTCTACAAATTAGTGTTCTTACTGTGATGAATACATTGAAATGGGTGGCTTGTGTGATTTATTTCAATGATTGCAAAGAGAGGAAAATGGAGAAGAAAGCTTTTGTTTTGAGCAAGGAGAAGAAagttgatggtgatgatgaagaaatGGGTAAAGTTGAGATTGAAAGTAGTAGTAATTCATGA